Within the Paenibacillus sp. AN1007 genome, the region CAAAGTGCGTTTCAACCGCAGATGTACCCCGTACAGGGCTGGTTCGGTAATGCCGAACAATCCAGATATGCCGGCTGGCAGGGCAACCTGCTTCAATTTTTTATCTTTCGCCAAGAACCAGACTGCAAGTGCTCCGGCACCTTGTGCCATGTTAGAAGAAAGCATCGCACTGTGAATTAACGTTTCATATCCTGGTGAAACCATGGCTGCAAAAATAACGGGATAAAACACTTTGTGCATTCCGAACATCACGATAAATGGTAAGAATACAGCCAAGATAACAACGGTTAACCAGCCGATTTTACCTTGAATCCAGAATAAACCGTCAGACAAACCGACACCCAGATAGTTACCAATTGGTCCAAGAACCGTAAGTGCGAGCGGTGCCATGACAAGAATAACAATCAGAGGTTTAAGGAAGATTTTCACTGGTCCTGGAGACACCTTATCTGCAAATTTCTCCACATAAGACATGAGCCAAACGGTCAGAATGATGGGTAATACGCTGGACGCATAACTGATATTAGGTACTGGAATACCAGCGATTTGTACGGGCACTTCTCCTCCAAGTAATGTGATCATTTTAGGATGCAGTAAACCCCCCGCCAGTGTGGCTGCAATATATGGATTGGTTTTGAATTTCTGTGCACTTGAGTATGCCAGCAGAAAAGGCAGAAAATAAAAAGCAGAGTCAGCGATATTAAGCAGCAGCGCGTAGATCTGACTTTCTTTTGACAGTAGACCAAGAGATGTGCTTAACAAAAGCAAAGCTTTAAACATCCCTGCTGCTGCGATTGCCGGAATGATCGGCTGGAAAATGCCCGTGATCAATCCGGCAAAACTCTCAAACAAACCTTTGAAACTCATATCTCTTTTCTTGTTTGGCTCCGGGTTTTCATCTGTTTTTATAGTGATCATTTGTTTAAGTTCATTATATACATAGCTTACATCATTCCCGATAATAACTTGATATTGTCCGCCGCTGTATACGGCTCCCATGATGCCATCCATGGCTTTAATTTCATCTGTTTTTGCTTGATTTGGATCTTTCAGATTCATCCTTAATCGGGTGGAGCAATGGAGAAAATCATTGATATTTTCTTGTCCGCCTACGTTGTCAAGGATAGCCTTAGCGGTTTCTTTGTAATTCATGTAAACACCTCACCCTGAAATTGTGCATAAAAAAAGGCCTAAATTGGGTGGGTATAATAAATATACAAACCACCCAATTTAGGCCTTGCCTGCCGAACAGTAACACGCCAAATTGAATCATATATGATGTTGTTTAAAGCAAATATAAACGTTTACATCGATAATGTAGCATGGATTTCGACAAAAAGCAACACTTTATACGCAAAGGATCTTATTAGCATTTATGAATTACCTTAAGATTTAATGGGCATCTTAACCAGATGATATATGTACGCGACGGGGGTTATAAACAATGCAGCACATTAATGATTGGTTAAAACACATTGCACATGATTACATTTTGGTGATTATCGCTGCAGTTCTCTTCTTTGCAGTTAAAGCCATTGTAGGTTGGTTCACTTACAAGCACTACGATCGAAAACTAGATGCCATTGCGGAGCAAGTCAACCGTCTCCTCGAACAGAAAAAAACAGATTAACTCGTAATATACCACGTATAAACGCTATTAAATCCGAAACAGAAGTCGACGATCAGAGTTAGATTTGGAGGAAAAGATATGCTGGGTAACTGGGTTCTAGGTATGTTCATCCCCCTGCTGCTGGGTACGTGGATTTTAAGACGTCATTACTACTTGCTCGTGTTATTTTTCCCCCTTGGGGTGGCCATATCGGCTTGCATTAACAGTGTCGGGTTTAATTATTTTTGGAATATTATGCCGAATACAAACAACCAGTCATATGCTGCTCTGCCGATGGAACTTGGTATTTATCCTATTACGGGGTGTATCATGATGTACATGATTCTAGTAAAAAAGACCAGACCTTGGTCAAGCATCTTTATATCAGCACTTGTGCTGACGCTGATTGAGTGGTGTGCTAAGTTGATGGGGCATGTTGTTTATTTTAACGGATGGAATATCTTCTGGACGTACTGGTCCTATTTCCTTCCTTTTGTGCTAGCCTATGGCTATAGTAAGCTTTTTAAAAAAGACATTTCCAGACGCTATCGTTAAGCGTTCCAATCGTTAGAATGCCGGGGTAAGAAATGTCATATAGCAATTGTAACGAAAAGAAGGTTAACGCTGCTGGGCATCTGTGCATATCATAACTCATCATTGTTATGGAGGGATTGGAATGTACACGGCGTATCCTTATCTTTACAGAAGTGCTTTTACTCCAGTATGGGCGACATCCACGGCTGAAGCACTTGGATTAATACAATCGGCTGTTCAAGGTGAACGAAATGATGAAATGTTCTATGATGCTCTCATCCGCATGGCTCCTGACTCTACCCAAGCAGCTATAATTACAAGCATTCGTAATGATGAGCGCGGACATAATCAGATGTTCAGACAGATGTACAAAGATCTTACGGGTCAAGAAATTACGGGGGTAAGCAGTGAATCTCCGGAAACAGTTTCCTCCTATCTTGGCGGCTTGCAAAAGGCATTTCAGGGTGAACTTGCCGCTGTAGAGAAGTACAGAAAAATATGGTTTGGTCTCCCCTACGGCATATACAAAGACACAGTGTGGGGTATTATTCTGGATGAACAGAAACACGCGGATAAGTACAATAATCTAATCATGTACAATATGCCCAAATAAATGCAGCATGAGGACACTTTCATTAACACGGGAGTGTAAAAAATGTGAAAGAATTTCGAAGGTAACAACATCAAAAAAACCAGTAAACATTATTGTTTACTGGTTTTTTGCGTATTCTTGCCCTTTTATATTTCGAACAATATCACATGTATTCTTTGACTGCTTCCTGCTCTGGCTCCGGCTCGACATGAACGTGTACCGTATACACATCATGCTCTTCCAGAAGCTCGTTTTCCACATCGGTACAAATATCATGAGCTTGCTGCAGATCCAAATCTCCACGAACCGTGATCACCACGTCAACCACGGCGTTGCTGCCGTAATTACGTGCTCGTACATCTTTAACCGTCTCTACACCGTTGATTCCGGCGATGGTCTCCCGGTATTCTTGAATCAACTCTACGTCAAATCCATCTGTAAGATGGTGCGTAGCTTCTCTGAAAATATCCCAGGCCGTTTTGCAGATCAGCAAACCGACGATAATCGCCGTTACAGGGTCAAGCCACGGAAGGCCGAACTGGGAACCCACGATCCCGACGACGGCACCGATACTCACCCAAGCATCGGAAATATTATCCCGTGCGGCAGCCATAACTGCCTGGCTTTTGATACGTGTGGCCAGTCTTTTATTGTATCGATAGACTAAAACCATAACAACTGCGCAAAAAATGCCTGTATACGCGGCAAGGAGATCAGGAGATTCGTGCTTACCCTCGAATACGGAAGTGAAGGCTTCAAATAATACCTGCAGCCCCACAGCCATCATGATGAACGAAGCGACAAGAGAAGCCACCGTTTCTGCCCGCCAGTGCCCATATGTATGATCTTTATCGGCCGGACGCTGGGCGAATCTTAAACCAATCAGTACGGCGATGGATGCGACAATATCCGTTGCATTATTCAAGCCGTCTGCTTTGAGTGCTTCAGAGCCAGCAATAGTGCCAATCACCAGCTTTATTGCGGTCAAACATATATAAGCGATGATACTGATGATCGCCCCACGTTCCCCGAGTTTTAAGTTTTCGTATCTTACTTGATCCACATTCCGTTCCTCCCGCAATCTTCAACTCTCTTAACACTTGTATGATGGTATCATTGAACATTTGTGTGGGTCTAGAGAAACGTTTTGAGTGTAAGCAAACATAGTCTGAGTGCCGCAAGAGTTTAACGGGCATCCAAAAAAGTTGCGTAAGGAAAACTTGTACCCTTTATTCTTCAAGCACTTTTCTAAGTAATTAATGCTTTTAAACATGGGAAATAGTAGAATTCATAAGGAACATTTGTTCTTATATAATGGTAGAGGGAGATGCATCAGGTGTTTAAAAAATTAGAATGCGTTTGTATTCATACGAAAGATATTGAGAAATCACTTTTGTTCTACACTTCTATGGGTTTAACTGAAAATTGGAAAATAGAACGCAGCTTGGAGAACGGCTCTGCCTGGACAGTAATAAGTTTAAAATTCCCTCAGTAGGACAGTTCTGAAGAACTCCCTTTGCAACGGAGTCTGGAATATAGCTGTAATGAAAGCCCCTGATGAAAATGTGTTTGTATTAGTTGGAAAGTAACTTGAAAATATAGAGATGTGTTCATTTCACTATGGTTCGTCTATTCTGACCAACGTTATCAACTCATAACGACATAAAACCTGCCCAAACTTTTGGGCAGGTTCGAAAAGTAAATCTTATAAAACCGCTCTGTGAATCAAAGAAGTGAGTCGATTGTATATTTAGTCCAGCAGGCTGAAGATCTGAATACTCTCAACCTTGGCATCCTTGATATGGAACGACATGACATCTACATAGTTTGATGGCTCGTAACGGAAGTCATCTTCCTCGTCAGGTGCCCCATCCCCCACTAGCTTTCCTTCAGGATAAGCTTTTTTAAGTGTGTCCAAGCTGTCCCCTGCTTTAATGTTTCGAACTGTCGTATACTTGGGATCGGTAATTTGGATATTAAAGATCGAGTCTTGTTTGCCTTCAGGTACACTGATGGTTTTAATCTCCAGACCAGGGTACGTGTATACTTTTTCCGTAAATCCGATTAAATTATCCATATTGGTTCCATCACCTTCAGTATACGTATGGGATTTCACGTTATCCGGTTTACCCAGCATCTGCTCCATCTGCTCTTCATTCGCTGTATCCGAGATCGCAATCGTGTGTTCGTTATAGACAAAAGCAAGCTCCTTCAGCACCACATTGCCTTCCTTCTCCACTGAACCTTCTTTAATGACGGCACTATCTTCTCCCTCTGATTTCTCGGAAGCAGGGGCATTTGAATTTGCTGCTCCTTCGTCTTTGTTCTGCTCCTTCGATGTACCTGGTTCAACCGAGTTCTGAGCAGGCTCGGGAGACTCGGCATTGCTGGACTGACAGCCCGTCATTGCCATCGTTAGGACAATACTCAGTAGGATAAAACCTGCAGCTTTCTTTGTAGACTTCATCATTTAATCCCTCCATAAATGTGTGATTTGTTCTTATGAAGTCATTATAAAAAAAGCATTTGTTAGTCTTATAACAGAAATGTATCAGTCTTGTAACGGAACTTATTAGGGCTTCCATATGGGAGAAAGCTTAAGCACGGGGCAGCACAATGGTCACTGTCGTGCCTTGTCCTAACTCACTTTCCACGTCGATATATCCATTGAACCGCTCGACGATCTCTTTACAAATGGACAGCCCGAGTCCTGAACCATTCGCTGTGCTTGCATTTTTCGCCCGGTAGAAGCGTTCCTGTACTCGCTCCAGTTCGTCACCCGCGATTCCGATGCCTTGGTCACCTATCTTTACAACAACCTCGCTTGACGTATGTTCCATCTGCACTTCAATCGTAGAATGGCTGCCTGAATATTTGATAGCGTTATCCATAAGGTTGGCGATTGCATGGGATATGAGCATTGGATTGACATTCGCGTAGACTTTTGTCAGATTTTCATCTGCCGGGTCTCCCTCCGCTTGTTTAACCGTGATCCTGATCTTTTTCTCCTTCGCCTTGGCTTCCATATTCGTGGCGACTTGCTGGATCAGCGAGTTCATTTCTGTCTTTTCGACTTCCAGTTCGCTTGAACCTGTCTTATCAAATCGGGATAACAACAACAGTTCATTGATCAAACGGGTGAGCCGATCCGATTCCTGCAGCAGATGCGCATAGATTTTTTGCAGCTCTTCGTTCTCATTCTCCCCTTCGTACAAGTATTGAGAGAAACCACGAATCGCTGCCAGAGGTGTTTTTAATTCATGAGATACGTTGGAGACAAATTGTTTCTGGTATTGAATGTAATTATGAAGCTGCTGACCCATTTGATCTAACCCTTCCGCCAGCATGCCCAGCTCATCCTTGCGGTTCAGATGAACTCGGCGAAATTCTTGTTTGGAGAAACTTTGTGCGGCACCCAGGAGCACCTTAATCGGTTTGGTTGTATTGCGTGCAATCCACAGACTGGCTAACGTAATCAGCACAATGAATCCGCCTGCACCCGCAAATAAGACATAACGGATTTGATCCATGATCGCATAAAAGTACGAAATGTCCTCTACGAACTCATACACATATGCATTTTCGTAAAATTGATTCTGAATGGGTGTTGCAAAATAAAGCAAATGGTCATCCGTTACAGTGTAGGCATAACTTCCGCTCAGAGCTTTTTCAATATTTTTCTCGAAAATGTGTGGTTTGCCATCATTAATGATGATGCCATCTACAGCCAAACCGAGCAGCTGCTTGGAGCTGTCATAGATCCGCACTTCCTTGCCTGAAGCTTTCAGCTTCTCCAGTGCAAGTCTGACGATTTCTTTCGTCTGCGGCTCCCCTGATGATGATCGATGCTGTGCCAGCACCTCACGGAAGGACAACTCAGACAGATCCGCCTTCTCCATCATCTGTTTTTCAATGGTAATGAAGCTGTAGTAATCAATGGCTTTATTAATAGCAAATATGATAATGCCAAAGGACAGCACGGAGAAAAACAAATAGTTCAGCAGTAACCGGGTTGCGTACTTCAGGCCCCGCCACCTCCAAGCTGATAGCCGAACCCATAGATCGTTCGGACATATTTCGGTTCGTCCGCGTTATCCTCCAGTTTCTTCCGCAATCGCATGATGGTCATATCGACGCTGCGGCTATCCCCCATAAAATCATATCCCCATCCGATCTGTAAGAGCTCATCCCGAGTATAGATTTTGTCAGGCCTTTTAAGTAAAGTTTCGAGAATTTTAAACTCTTTGGCTGTTAGGGAGACAGGCACATCGTTTTTCAGCACTCTTCGGCTTTCAAGATCAAATGTCAATTCTTCATGAACGATACGTGTCGTTTGCGATTCTGTCCCTTCACCAGCTTCTACCTTGCTCTCGTTTCTTCTCAGAACCACTTTGATTCGAGCGAGCAATTCCCGAT harbors:
- a CDS encoding beta-glucoside-specific PTS transporter subunit IIABC; its protein translation is MNYKETAKAILDNVGGQENINDFLHCSTRLRMNLKDPNQAKTDEIKAMDGIMGAVYSGGQYQVIIGNDVSYVYNELKQMITIKTDENPEPNKKRDMSFKGLFESFAGLITGIFQPIIPAIAAAGMFKALLLLSTSLGLLSKESQIYALLLNIADSAFYFLPFLLAYSSAQKFKTNPYIAATLAGGLLHPKMITLLGGEVPVQIAGIPVPNISYASSVLPIILTVWLMSYVEKFADKVSPGPVKIFLKPLIVILVMAPLALTVLGPIGNYLGVGLSDGLFWIQGKIGWLTVVILAVFLPFIVMFGMHKVFYPVIFAAMVSPGYETLIHSAMLSSNMAQGAGALAVWFLAKDKKLKQVALPAGISGLFGITEPALYGVHLRLKRTLVACMIGAGSAGLFAGIVNLKAYAAVGPGLASLPMFIGAENNFTYALITAAISIIITPVAVYFIGFNDPGAASDTQASAVESVKVETTSQAAPKKEKLQSRLVVFAPIEGEAIPLKDVKDEAFSQEAMGKGMAIKPAKGQVVAPFDGTVQTVFRTKHSIGLKSVEGIELLIHIGIDTVKLKGQHFNVVVQEGDIVKHGQLLIEFDMDAVEKAGYDTTTPVIVTNSGDYLEILGHEKSEKIGPETPLITIL
- a CDS encoding ferritin-like domain-containing protein, with amino-acid sequence MYTAYPYLYRSAFTPVWATSTAEALGLIQSAVQGERNDEMFYDALIRMAPDSTQAAIITSIRNDERGHNQMFRQMYKDLTGQEITGVSSESPETVSSYLGGLQKAFQGELAAVEKYRKIWFGLPYGIYKDTVWGIILDEQKHADKYNNLIMYNMPK
- a CDS encoding cation diffusion facilitator family transporter, whose translation is MDQVRYENLKLGERGAIISIIAYICLTAIKLVIGTIAGSEALKADGLNNATDIVASIAVLIGLRFAQRPADKDHTYGHWRAETVASLVASFIMMAVGLQVLFEAFTSVFEGKHESPDLLAAYTGIFCAVVMVLVYRYNKRLATRIKSQAVMAAARDNISDAWVSIGAVVGIVGSQFGLPWLDPVTAIIVGLLICKTAWDIFREATHHLTDGFDVELIQEYRETIAGINGVETVKDVRARNYGSNAVVDVVITVRGDLDLQQAHDICTDVENELLEEHDVYTVHVHVEPEPEQEAVKEYM
- a CDS encoding HAMP domain-containing sensor histidine kinase, which codes for MFFSVLSFGIIIFAINKAIDYYSFITIEKQMMEKADLSELSFREVLAQHRSSSGEPQTKEIVRLALEKLKASGKEVRIYDSSKQLLGLAVDGIIINDGKPHIFEKNIEKALSGSYAYTVTDDHLLYFATPIQNQFYENAYVYEFVEDISYFYAIMDQIRYVLFAGAGGFIVLITLASLWIARNTTKPIKVLLGAAQSFSKQEFRRVHLNRKDELGMLAEGLDQMGQQLHNYIQYQKQFVSNVSHELKTPLAAIRGFSQYLYEGENENEELQKIYAHLLQESDRLTRLINELLLLSRFDKTGSSELEVEKTEMNSLIQQVATNMEAKAKEKKIRITVKQAEGDPADENLTKVYANVNPMLISHAIANLMDNAIKYSGSHSTIEVQMEHTSSEVVVKIGDQGIGIAGDELERVQERFYRAKNASTANGSGLGLSICKEIVERFNGYIDVESELGQGTTVTIVLPRA
- a CDS encoding response regulator transcription factor, which codes for MKKILVIDDEVAIRDLIELVLRRENYDVKTAEDGKTGLQLLESFQPDLVLLDLMLPDCSGYDLCKEITGKRSLPVIMLSAKNEIIDKVLGLELGAEDYMTKPFDNRELLARIKVVLRRNESKVEAGEGTESQTTRIVHEELTFDLESRRVLKNDVPVSLTAKEFKILETLLKRPDKIYTRDELLQIGWGYDFMGDSRSVDMTIMRLRKKLEDNADEPKYVRTIYGFGYQLGGGGA